One genomic segment of Panicum virgatum strain AP13 chromosome 2N, P.virgatum_v5, whole genome shotgun sequence includes these proteins:
- the LOC120661618 gene encoding uncharacterized protein LOC120661618, with protein sequence MASPHDETPVPAKDQCFRRMEKFNNKNKDSLLTMALKADEPLIQFFDDGNAGDIRRQLDDGAIGQRDKFRPKCVAIGPRFRGQQGLNDGEELKHAAAYDFWHCTDVPFSVLYSRVEDVAAKARRSYASPIDDSITDEELAAMLFTDGCFLLQLIAIATDDGAGASFGSRYRVAELLPILLVDIFIVENQIPWIVLSALMSVRPVQVMRFIDMHVAGWFDKRVARPGHAWGESADDCKPIHLLDLLYKQQTGQASTSLTLGDLSRFRQQVIPLASASELAEAGVQIRPSRTPRFADIHFQRRWLVFGRLLLPPLQLSTQTVPIIINMMAFELLYSQQLQGRSHMAAYIGMFSTLISTEDDVRQLRRKGIFVTTLSDKDVMGLIKRMEPHIQSAGKVTAHPLQVLITTFFKRHRLWITLHRIVYHNLRFLLAIGSFLSISLSILKAILSLRDSPMAAPAGTGH encoded by the exons ATGGCGTCCCCCCATGACGAAACCCCGGTGCCTGCCAAGGACCAGTGCTTTCGTCGGATGGAGAAGTtcaacaacaagaacaaggatTCCCTCTTGACGATGGCGCTGAAAGCTGACGAGCCCCTCATCCAGTTCTTCGACGACGGCAACGCCGGCGACATCAGGCGTCAGCTTGATGATGGCGCCATAGGCCAGCGGGACAAGTTTCGTCCCAAGTGCGTGGCCATCGGGCCGCGCTTCCGGGGCCAGCAAGGCCTGAACGACGGCGAGGAGCTCAAGCACGCGGCGGCGTACGACTTCTGGCACTGCACCGACGTGCCCTTCAGCGTCCTGTACAGCCGCGTCGAGGATGTTGCCGCCAAGGCACGGCGCTCCTACGCGAGCCCCATCGACGACAGCATCACCGACGAGGAGCTCGCCGCCATGCTTTTCACTGACGGATGCTTCCTGCTGCAGCTGATCGCCATCGCCACCGATGACGGCGCGGGTGCGTCGTTTGGCTCCCGCTACCGTGTCGCCGAGCTCCTCCCCATCCTGTTAGTGGACATCTTCATCGTCGAGAACCAGATCCCGTGGATCGTTCTCAGCGCGCTCATGTCCGTCAGGCCAGTCCAGGTCATGCGGTTCATCGACATGCACGTCGCCGGCTGGTTCGACAAGCGAGTGGCCAGGCCTGGGCACGCATGGGGCGAGAGCGCCGACGACTGCAAGCCCATCCACCTCCTGGACCTGCTCTACAAGCAGCAGACCGGGCAGGCGTCGACGAGCCTGACGCTGGGCGACCTGTCCAGGTTCAGGCAGCAGGTCATACCCCTCGCGTCGGCCTCGGAGTTGGCGGAGGCCGGCGTCCAGATCCGCCCGAGCCGCACCCCGCGCTTCGCAGACATACACTTCCAGCGGCGCTGGCTCGTCTTCGGCCGCCTTCTGCTTCCTCCGCTCCAGCTCTCCACCCAAACCGTGCCTATCATCATCAATATGATGGCGTTCGAGCTGCTCTACTCGCAGCAGCTCCAGGGCAG GAGCCACATGGCCGCCTACATCGGCATGTTCTCGACGCTGATCAGCACCGAGGATGACGTGCGGCAGCTGCGGCGGAAGGGCATCTTCGTCACCACTCTGAGCGACAAGGACGTCATGGGGCTCATCAAGAGGATGGAGCCGCACATCCAGAGCGCGGGTAAGGTCACCGCCCACCCGCTCCAAGTCCTCATCACCACCTTCTTCAAGAGGCATCGGCTCTGGATAACTCTCCACCGCATCGTCTACCATAACCTGAGGTTCCTCCTTGCCATCGGTTCCTTCCTTAGCATTTCCCTCTCCATCCTCAAGGCCATCCTTTCTCTCCGGGATTCGCCGATGGCTGCCCCGGCAGGCACCGGCCACTGA